The following proteins come from a genomic window of Nostoc sp. TCL26-01:
- a CDS encoding general stress protein: MVVGVGRRAVGVFSHRRDAEQALHELKQSGFAMDRVSVIAQDTDRNEEIAGTPVQERVGDKSDEGAKVGAATGGALGGLGGLLVGLGILAIPGIGPIMLAGATATTLATTLAGAGIGAVAGSLLGGLIGLGIPEERARAYEDRVRRGHYLVIVDGTDAEIAQAEAILRRRGIEDYDVYDSPRGTGTTDIGRTKHAVGYFSLLPDAEAAINDLRHAGFPLSQISLIHRAALRSNAFTDIDVSDRFDSHRWRLPEQRTRFYNERINHGDYIVAVSGTDADIQRAAGILSRHGIQQWQIFDPTDDSATYSQGNRRAIGAFPHRRDAEAALGELRDAGFPMNRVSLIAKDASGTPGVGGNLGQGNKADEGAKAGAATGGALGGLGGLLVGLGTLAIPGVGPVIAGGAISTALATTLAGGAIGAAAGGIVGGLAGLGIPENRARVYNDRFQRGEYLVIVDGTEAEIQHAETILKRRGIQEYSVFDARDLHEGTRPVVDHRRQEDIVHPVTGDRSEPIVEIIDHREGRV; the protein is encoded by the coding sequence ATGGTAGTAGGTGTAGGTAGACGTGCTGTAGGTGTATTTTCTCATCGCCGAGATGCTGAACAAGCACTACACGAACTAAAACAATCCGGCTTTGCAATGGATAGAGTGTCTGTGATTGCCCAAGATACAGACAGGAACGAAGAAATTGCTGGCACTCCAGTACAAGAAAGAGTCGGTGACAAATCAGATGAAGGTGCAAAAGTCGGAGCAGCTACAGGTGGTGCTTTAGGTGGTTTGGGTGGTCTGTTAGTCGGTCTTGGTATATTAGCGATTCCTGGCATCGGCCCGATTATGCTGGCTGGAGCCACAGCAACTACTTTAGCAACTACCTTAGCTGGCGCTGGTATTGGTGCGGTAGCTGGGAGTTTACTTGGTGGGCTAATTGGTTTGGGAATTCCGGAAGAGCGTGCTAGAGCCTATGAAGACAGGGTACGCAGAGGTCACTACTTGGTAATCGTCGATGGCACAGATGCAGAAATCGCTCAAGCAGAAGCAATTTTGCGTCGTCGTGGCATTGAAGATTACGATGTTTATGACTCTCCTAGAGGCACTGGCACAACTGACATTGGTCGTACTAAACACGCTGTTGGTTACTTTTCCTTATTGCCAGATGCGGAAGCAGCAATTAACGATTTGCGGCACGCAGGTTTTCCCTTAAGTCAGATTTCTTTAATTCATCGGGCAGCTTTACGCAGCAATGCTTTCACCGATATTGATGTGAGCGATCGCTTTGATTCTCACCGTTGGCGACTGCCAGAACAACGGACTCGGTTCTATAATGAGCGCATCAATCATGGGGATTACATTGTCGCTGTTAGCGGTACAGATGCCGATATCCAACGGGCGGCAGGAATTTTAAGCAGACATGGAATTCAACAGTGGCAAATTTTTGATCCTACTGATGATAGTGCCACATATTCTCAAGGTAATAGAAGAGCGATCGGCGCATTCCCTCATCGTCGAGATGCCGAAGCCGCATTAGGAGAACTGCGAGACGCTGGTTTCCCGATGAATCGAGTTTCATTAATTGCTAAAGATGCTAGCGGTACTCCCGGCGTGGGTGGAAATCTTGGTCAAGGCAATAAAGCCGATGAAGGAGCCAAAGCTGGAGCCGCCACAGGTGGTGCTTTAGGCGGTTTAGGTGGTTTGTTAGTTGGTCTTGGGACTTTGGCTATTCCGGGAGTAGGGCCAGTTATTGCTGGTGGTGCAATCTCTACCGCTTTAGCGACAACCTTAGCAGGTGGGGCGATTGGTGCGGCAGCTGGGGGTATTGTTGGCGGACTGGCAGGTTTAGGAATTCCCGAAAACAGAGCGCGTGTTTATAATGACCGCTTCCAAAGAGGTGAATACTTAGTTATTGTCGATGGTACAGAAGCCGAAATCCAACACGCTGAAACCATCCTCAAACGTCGAGGAATACAAGAATACTCTGTTTTTGATGCCAGAGATTTACATGAAGGCACTCGTCCAGTAGTTGATCACAGAAGACAGGAAGATATCGTTCACCCCGTAACAGGCGATCGCTCAGAACCCATCGTGGAAATTATAGACCACCGCGAAGGACGAGTTTAA
- a CDS encoding CAAD domain-containing protein, with translation METEQKQQESLNATVSPGTIALPNAENSNLPKLPPATDTTPEWQQFGQQVADFLAQLPEYLGSFYQKYGQAIITVLLIVAAIVTSKVVLAVLDAINDLPLISAIFELIGIIYSTWFIFRYLIKASTRKELTQEIETLKTQVFG, from the coding sequence ATGGAAACCGAACAAAAGCAACAGGAATCTTTAAATGCAACTGTCTCACCAGGGACGATCGCCTTGCCTAACGCAGAAAATAGTAACTTACCCAAGCTACCACCAGCGACAGACACTACTCCTGAATGGCAACAGTTTGGTCAACAAGTTGCTGATTTTTTGGCACAACTACCAGAATATTTGGGTAGTTTTTATCAAAAATACGGACAGGCGATCATTACTGTTTTGTTAATTGTTGCGGCGATCGTTACCTCAAAGGTAGTTTTAGCTGTACTAGATGCTATTAATGATTTGCCTTTAATCTCAGCTATTTTTGAGTTGATTGGAATTATTTACTCTACTTGGTTTATTTTCCGTTATCTCATTAAAGCTTCAACTCGCAAAGAATTAACCCAGGAGATTGAAACCCTAAAAACCCAAGTTTTTGGTTAA
- a CDS encoding BON domain-containing protein has translation MKKLTPFLISCVLVLGTAACQDTSKTTQTAPNTTEENAQTPSVEATQAAQQDAQSDLRRRQLNSDIRARENRNNVTGGDTQRAEGDLASEVRSKLEANIPNGQLTVNAEDNGTVTVGGTVNNQAQLAKIEPLAKEIKGVKTVVVKATVNPPKS, from the coding sequence ATGAAAAAGTTAACTCCTTTTTTGATTAGTTGTGTCCTAGTGCTTGGTACTGCGGCTTGTCAAGATACTTCTAAAACAACTCAAACTGCACCCAACACTACTGAAGAAAATGCCCAAACACCCTCTGTAGAAGCAACACAAGCTGCACAGCAAGATGCTCAAAGTGATCTGCGGAGAAGACAACTCAACTCAGACATCCGCGCTCGTGAAAACCGTAATAACGTGACTGGTGGCGATACCCAAAGAGCCGAAGGTGATCTTGCTAGCGAAGTTCGTTCTAAATTAGAGGCGAACATACCCAATGGACAACTGACAGTTAACGCTGAAGACAACGGCACTGTCACCGTAGGCGGAACTGTCAATAACCAAGCCCAACTAGCTAAGATTGAACCTTTAGCTAAAGAAATTAAAGGTGTGAAAACTGTTGTTGTCAAAGCAACTGTGAATCCACCCAAAAGCTGA